The nucleotide sequence TGCCCACAGTAGGACGGGCGGCAGCAGGAGGCCTCGGCGTGGTGCAGCTGGCAGCAGGATGGGGGTGTGCAGCTCACCACACAGCAGGGGGGCAGGTAGGTGCCCTCCACGCGGCAGTCTGGGCGGCACCACCTGATACGGGTGCTCACAGCTCCACTGCTGCCTTCCTGGCCATAGCCGATGCCACCACCAATGCCATAGCTGGTTCCGCAGGAGCTGGTCTGGCAGCAGCTTGGCTGGCAGCAGCTGGTCTCACAGCAGCTTGGCTGGCAGCAGCTAGTTTCACAGCAGCTTGGCTGGCAGCAGCTGGAGCCACAAGTCCCACTGGTTGAGAAGCTGGGAAACCCACAGAAGCTGGTCTGGCAGCAGCTTGGCTGGCAGCAGCTGGTCTCACAGCAGCGTGGCTGGCAGGAGCTGGTCTCACAGCAGCTTGGCTGGCAGCAGCTGGAGCCACAGGTCCCACTGGTGGAGCAGCTGGGAAATCCACAGAAGCTGGTCTGACAGCAGGCCATGGTGTCAGGAGTTGGTCTGAGGTTTGGGTTGCTTGGAGGAGTTTCTGAGTTGTGGCTGCCTATTCCACCTCGGGCTTTTTATAAGTCTTGACCAATTCCTCTATCTGTGGCGAGCAACATTTTTATCTTGTTACTCTTTAAACCAGCCTTTCTAGGGCCCTCTGATGGTTCAAATGctgaattgttttaaatatatcttgAAATTGATTTTTCCTTATTGCTCAGCTAATACTCACCAAATGTGTTTGTCCTTggtaaaaatgttaacattttgttttcaaacagTGGTGTAATTTCTACTTGAGCTTCAGCTTCAGTTTTGCACTTGTGGGCATATCATCTGACAAGGTGACTCTCACCCATAAGATGATGTGATTTTGGGGATTGTATTCACCAAACCTCAAGTCTCCAGAAAAGAATTATGAATCATGACTGTCCTATGTAAgactgctttatattttttagacTAGTAAGATTATACTCTCTCTCTATAATCTTATTAGCCAGATAGAAATTCTGATAAACTCTACATTCATagaaattcatatatttttcactGAAATGAAATCTTTCCAATTTCTGTGATATCTCCTGAACTTCACATTCATATCTGAGGAAACATTGATCACTCAGGaggatatataaaacaaaacctgTTCAATTCCAATGTCTCTTAAAAGAGAGGCTAAAATTCATGTTCAGTAATTGGAAAaagattgcaaaatattttaatgaaatctacACTTCTctatgaaagacaaaaatcaccGGTATATGGATTATCTGGCATATAATTTCTCAAaggcagaatttatttttaatttatgtcatTTCACATTACTAAACTGTGTGTCCTGTGAAAAGATATTAGACCAAAGAGCATGACAACTGAATTTAGGAAGGGAAATCAatcaaagaaaaagcaagagttagaaaatacttttttctgctttataagGCAGGTTAGAAAATGGGTGACCAAATATAGTTCAAGAGGTGTAGTATAATAAATGCAAAGAGATTAAGATAAATTTcgacaaaataaaagttaaaacaattccTGGCCATTGCTGGAAGAAAGAATGTGATTTTCTACTGGGAGTTTAGGGTTACATAACATACATGAAAAAAGTCTGGACAAAAACATATTATTTCTACTTGGGGTAGGTTTATT is from Macaca thibetana thibetana isolate TM-01 chromosome 16, ASM2454274v1, whole genome shotgun sequence and encodes:
- the LOC126938574 gene encoding keratin-associated protein 1-1-like, which gives rise to MACCQTSFCGFPSCSTSGTCGSSCCQPSCCETSSCQPRCCETSCCQPSCCQTSFCGFPSFSTSGTCGSSCCQPSCCETSCCQPSCCETSCCQPSCCQTSSCGTSYGIGGGIGYGQEGSSGAVSTRIRWCRPDCRVEGTYLPPCCVVSCTPPSCCQLHHAEASCCRPSYCGQSCCRPVCCCYSCEPTC